A single window of Kwoniella dejecticola CBS 10117 chromosome 8, complete sequence DNA harbors:
- a CDS encoding PHD finger-like domain-containing protein 5A codes for MCRRQPGIAIGRMCEKCDGKCPICDSYVRPMTIVRICDECSFGTAAGKCIICSSPAISDAYYCTECTRLEKDRDGCPRIINMGASRVDAFYERKKLGLEKGGGFKKG; via the exons ATGTGTCGACGACAGCCTGGTATAG CCATCGGTCGAATGTGTGAGAAATGCGATGGTAAATG CCCCATATGCGATTCTTACGTGCGACCTATGACGATTGTCCGTATATGCGACGAGTGTTCAT TCGGTACGGCAGCTGGGAAATGCATTATCTGTTCTTCGCCCGCCATCTCGGATGCGTATTATTGTACGGAATGTACGAGGTTGGAGAAAGATAGAGATGGGTGTCCGAGGATTATCAAT ATGGGAGCAAGTAGGGTGGATGCGTTCTACGAAAGGAAGAAATTGGG GCTGGAAAAAGGAGGAGGTTTCAAGAAAGGATAG
- a CDS encoding protein YOP1 codes for MSAPQSQQIKQNFLNHPYTQQASRFATGQVNALDAELNKYPLLRNLEQQTKVPKAYGVLALGASSVVLIFFNFLGLAQPVSNLIGWALPAYLSIQAIESPQSNDDKQWLTYWVVFGSLNLAESLGVRAILYWVPMYFVFKTLFTIWLMLPATRGAEVLYYNVLRPVLGNVKAKSQANIGQTNPFAKDTSSNFNPAGTTAPSSFEHEKTL; via the exons ATGTCCGCCCCTCAATCCCAACAGATCAAACAAAACTTCTTGAACCACCCATACACCCAACAAGCTTCCAGATTCGCTACTGGTCAAGTCAATGCTCTTGATGCCGAG CTCAACAAGTACCCCCTGTTGAGAAACCTCGAACAACAAACCAAAGTCCCTAAGGCTTACGGTGTTCTCGCTTTGGGTGCTTC CTCCGTCgttttgatcttcttcaacttcctcgGCCTCGCTCAACCAGTCTCCAACCTGATCGGCTGGGCTCTCCCCGCTTACCTTTCTATCCAAGCTATCGAGTCCCCCCAATCCAACGACGACAAACAATGGTTGACTTACTGGGTTGTCTTCGGTTCCCTCAACCTCGCTGAATCCCTCGGTGTCAGAGCCATCTTGTACTGGGTCCCCATGTACTTTGTCTTCAAGACCTTGTTCACCATCTGGC TCATGCTCCCCGCTACTCGAGGTGCCGAAGTTCTTTACTACAACGTCCTTCGACCCGTCCTCGGAAACGTCAAGGCCAAATCTCAAGCTAACATCGGTCAAACCAACCCGTTCGCTAAAGACACCTCATCCAACTTCAACCCAGCCGGTACAACTGCTCCTTCGAGCTTcgagc ATGAGAAAACCCTTTAA
- a CDS encoding V-type ATPase, F subunit — protein MATTTTNPKDRTLLAVIGDEDSVTGLLLAGIGHVDQNQNKNFLIVDAKTQTSVIESAFQDFTERKDVAILLINQHVAEKIRPTVDRYQAAFPALLEIPSKEHPYDPAKDSVLKRVQKLRGD, from the exons ATGGCTACAACGACGACCAACCCGAAAGACCGAACACTGCTGGCGGTCATAGGCGACGAG GATTCAGTGACGGGATTATTGTTAGCTGGGATAGGTCATGtagatcagaatcagaataaGAACTTCTTGATAGTCGATgcaa AAACGCAGACTAGCGTGATAGAATCTGCATTCCAGGACTTCACGGAACGTAAAGATGTTGCTATCTTACTTATCAACCAACAT GTGGCTGAGAAGATAAGACCTACAGTAGATAGATATCAGGCTGCTTTCCCTGCTTTATTGGAGATACCCAGTAAAGAACATCCATATG ACCCGGCAAAAGACTCGGTGCTCAAACGTGTACAAAAGCTACGAGGAGACTAA